The Synechocystis sp. PCC 7509 genome includes a window with the following:
- the cas2 gene encoding CRISPR-associated endonuclease Cas2, producing the protein MNVLITYDITENKRRTKIFNILKSYGQWVQLSVFECPSLTDTQYAKLRSRLSKLIKPDSDSIRFYFLCACCQGKVERIGGEQPRDETIFFASSAEG; encoded by the coding sequence ATGAATGTTTTGATTACTTACGACATAACGGAGAATAAGCGACGAACTAAGATATTCAATATTTTGAAATCTTACGGTCAATGGGTGCAGTTGAGCGTGTTTGAGTGTCCGAGTTTGACAGATACGCAATATGCTAAATTGCGATCGCGTTTAAGTAAGTTAATTAAGCCAGATTCTGACAGTATCCGCTTTTATTTTCTGTGTGCCTGTTGTCAAGGTAAAGTAGAGCGAATTGGTGGAGAACAACCCCGCGACGAGACTATATTTTTTGCCTCCAGCGCGGAGGGGTAG